In the Corynebacterium jeikeium genome, CTACCAAGCCCGCCGCGCTGAATGGCTGCGTTTGGACAAGGACCTGCGCCGTCGCATGGAGGCACGCCGCGATCTGGCTCTGGAGAGCGAAACCCTGCAGCGCGCGGTGGAGGCTATTGACGAGATCGATCCGCAGCCTGGCGAGGACGTGGGGGTTAAGGCGCAGATAAAGCGTTTGCAGGCTGCTGATGAGATCCGTGCAGGCCTGCAGCGGGCCCAAGCTGCCCTTGATGGCATGGACGGTCTTTCCGGGGACGATTTTGGTGATTCTGAAGGCGCGAGTGCCCTGGTTGGGCAGGCGGCCAACGAACTGGCCAACCTGACCGATACCGAGGCAGAGGGTGGCAATCTGTCTGACCTAGCCGATCGGCTGGGCGAGGTGAGCGTACTGCTGGCCGATATTTCCTCCGAGATCGGGCAAGCATTGTTGGACGTTCCCGACCCCGATGAGCTCGATGGGCTGTTGCAGCGCCAGACCCAGCTGCGGGAGCTGCGTAAGTATGCCGTTGATGTGGATGGGGCGCTGGCATGGCGCGATCAGGCACGCGAGCGTCTGGAATCCATGGACGTTTCCGATGAGGCGTTGCAAAAGCTGCAGGATGATGTTGCGGCGGCGCGGGATGCGGCGCGCGAGGTGGCTGAGGATTTGTCTTCGGCGCGTGTGAGGGCGTCCAAAAAATTTTCGAAGGCCGTCACCGAAGAGATCCGGGGCCTGCATATGTCGGCCGAAATTCGCGTGGACGTGCGGCAGCCTGGTGAGAAGGCGGGCGAGCTGGGTCCACACGGAATCGACGAGGTGGAGTTCCAGCTGGTGCAGGGCGGCAATGTGAATCCGCTGGCGGGTTCGGCTTCTGGCGGTGAGCTCTCGCGCGTGATGCTGGCGCTGGAGGTCGTGTTGGCCGCGGGGACCAAGGGCGGCCGGACGATGGTCTTCGATGAGGTCGACGCGGGTGTTGGCGGTAAAGCTGCCGTGGAGATCGGGCGCCGTCTGGCGAAGTTGGCTGTTGACAATCAGGTGATTGTCGTTACTCACTTACCCCAGGTTGCTGCGTTTGGTGACGCCCACGTGTACGTGGCTAAGGCGACCTCCGCGGACTCGGTAACTTCCTCGGTGCGCACGCTCAGCGAGGATGAACGGGTGGAGGAATTGTCGCGCATGTTGGCAGGCTTGGAGTCTGAGACGGGGCGGGCTCACGCTGAAGAGCTGATGGCGATGGCTACGGAAGCGAAAGCGAAGCTGTAGAAAATTTTTTGGCAAGCGGGCGACGGGGTGTGATCGGCGCTACAGTGGTGCTGTGTTAAGAGGGGGAGCGCGCACCCGCAGCGATCTGCGTGCAGTGTGAGGGGGACTAGAGCGGTGAAGCGTGTAGCGGCAAGTGTGTTTCTAATATTTTTTGGATTCGCTTTGACTGCGTGCGGCAGGGAGAGTGACGAACCTGTCCTGACCGG is a window encoding:
- the recN gene encoding DNA repair protein RecN, whose amino-acid sequence is MLHELHIRNLGVIEEATAEFSTGLSVVTGETGAGKTMVVSSLRLLSGHRADASRVRNGADKASVEGIFSADSAAVDELVEQVGGYVDDGEVIASRTVNATGRSRAHLAGKTVAAGVLGEFAGHVITIHGQNDQLRLLDPVRQLGALDDYAGLGEKVVTYQARRAEWLRLDKDLRRRMEARRDLALESETLQRAVEAIDEIDPQPGEDVGVKAQIKRLQAADEIRAGLQRAQAALDGMDGLSGDDFGDSEGASALVGQAANELANLTDTEAEGGNLSDLADRLGEVSVLLADISSEIGQALLDVPDPDELDGLLQRQTQLRELRKYAVDVDGALAWRDQARERLESMDVSDEALQKLQDDVAAARDAAREVAEDLSSARVRASKKFSKAVTEEIRGLHMSAEIRVDVRQPGEKAGELGPHGIDEVEFQLVQGGNVNPLAGSASGGELSRVMLALEVVLAAGTKGGRTMVFDEVDAGVGGKAAVEIGRRLAKLAVDNQVIVVTHLPQVAAFGDAHVYVAKATSADSVTSSVRTLSEDERVEELSRMLAGLESETGRAHAEELMAMATEAKAKL